A region of Chelonia mydas isolate rCheMyd1 chromosome 7, rCheMyd1.pri.v2, whole genome shotgun sequence DNA encodes the following proteins:
- the R3HCC1L gene encoding coiled-coil domain-containing protein R3HCC1L isoform X8 gives MLRGQAQEGGSWLLGGEKPRSSLQEPRFDYSGWQPAELDLSDSELPHVIEIYDFPQDFGTADLLHIFCGYQKKGFDIKWVDDTHALGIFSSPIAARDALSSRHVMVKTRPLAQGTRAAKAKARACADFLQPAKERPETSAALARRLVIGALGVRSNQSRAEREAERKKLQEARERKRLENKQREDIWEGRD, from the exons atgctccgaggtcaggcccaggaaggtggaagctgg CTGTTGGGCGGTGAAAAGCCCAGgagcagcctgcaggagccccgCTTCGACTACTCCGGCTGGCAGCCTGCTGAGCTGGACCTCAGTGACTCGGAGCTGCCCCATGTCATCGAGATCTACGACTTCCCGCAGGACTTCGGCACCGCTGACCTGCTGCACATCTTCTGCGGCTACCA GAAGAAAGGCTTTGACATCAAATGGGTGGACGACACGCACGCACTGGGCATCTTCTCCAGCCCCATCGCAG CGCGCGACGCCCTGAGCAGCAGGCACGTGATGGTGAAGACCCGGCCCCTGGCGCAAGGCACCAGAGcagccaaagccaaagccaggGCTTGTGCTG ACTTCCTGCAGCCAGCGAAAGAGCGTCCGGAGACGTCTGCGGCCCTGGCCCGGAGGCTGGTGATCGGAGCCCTCGGAGTGCGGAGCAACCAGAGCCGAGCCGAGCGCGAGGCCGAGCGCAAGAAGCTGCAGGAGGCCCGAG AGAGAAAGCGCCTGGAGAACAAGCAGCGGGAGGACATCTGGGAAGGCCGGGACTGA